From Scyliorhinus torazame isolate Kashiwa2021f chromosome 23, sScyTor2.1, whole genome shotgun sequence, the proteins below share one genomic window:
- the LOC140399534 gene encoding high affinity immunoglobulin epsilon receptor subunit alpha-like has translation MSERLHGFVKSHGVRGETTAPVLTMEPPWVRFLTGDRIVLTCDAGRRSRSKNYIWHISDRGDRPGEESYTIMNASKNDSGVYKCKTTTDSSGPSTPYSNTIHVNITEPDRTMTIETLPEILWVNENLLLRCHFPFTKDAIYTFYREGFRLGEATVSNGSGTFEIQRVSVEDKGRYRCELHFVNFPNGPIYSSAYKFVHIKGMCHCTLATSKRKKAKLLGKKEECLEGRNWESANGDEHDSPMSLPSRLNGGLLHCLTHTSTQEADEEECPGQSPRFPLHLLKYTTF, from the exons ATGAGCGAGAggctgcatggttttgtgaagtcacacggggtcagag GTGAGACCACAGCACCGGTCCTGACAATGGAACCACCATGGGTGAGATTCCTGACTGGTGACAGAATCGTTCTCACATGCGATGCTGGAAGGCGTTCTCGCTCCAAGAATTATATATGGCATATAAGTGATCGGGGTGACAGACCTGGGGAGGAAAGTTATACCATCATGAATGCTTCAAAGAACGATAGTGGAGTGTATAAATGTAAAACCACAACAGATTCATCTGGTCCCAGCACCCCCTACAGCAACACCATTCACGTGAACATCACTG AGCCAGATCGCACAATGACCATTGAGACTCTTCCAGAAATTCTGTGGGTCAACGAAAATCTGCTATTAAGATGTCATTTCCCCTTCACGAAGGACGCCATTTACACATTTTACCGAGAAGGTTTTCGTTTGGGCGAGGCAACAGTTTCGAATGGAAGTGGTACATTTGAAATTCAGCGTGTTTCTGTGGAGGATAAAGGACGTTATCGCTGCGAATTGCACTTTGTTAACTTTCCCAATGGACCCATCTACTCATCAGCATATAAATTTGTGCACATTAAAGGTATGTGCCACTGTACATTAGCAACAAGTAAGAGAAAAAAAGCAAAGTTATTGGGAAAAAAGGAGGAATGTTTGGAAGGAAGAAACTGGGAAAGTGCAAATGGGGATGAACACGACAGTCCAATGTCTTTACCAAGCAGGCTAAATGGCGGGTTGCTTCATTGTTTAACACACACTTCTACCCAAGAGGCGGATGAAGAGGAATGCCCTGGACAGTCGCCAAGGTTTCCCCTTCATCTTCTGAAATATACAACCTTCTAA